The Zingiber officinale cultivar Zhangliang chromosome 2A, Zo_v1.1, whole genome shotgun sequence genomic sequence TTTTCTTCAATATCTGCACAAAGGTCAGTGGCTCTGAGTgattttattaatatatcatcgacatatacttccatatttagGCCAATCTACCgctggaacaccttgttcatcaatctttgataagtGACACTGACGTTCTTCAATCCAAATGACATAATGTTGTAGCAGTAGGTTCTGTCGATCGTAATGAAGTTGATCTTCTCTTGATCTTTCTTAGTGAGCggtacttgatggtagccttggtgcGCATCAAGCATGCAGATCAACTCGTAGCCCGATGTGGAGTCTACCATTTGATCTATTCGTGGTCGGGGATATAATTTCTTCGGGTAAGCTTTGTTTAAATTGCGGAGGTCGATGCAGATGcaccacttgttgcctggcttggagaccagcatgaCGTTGGCCAGCCAGTTCAAAAATTGTACCTCGCGGGCGTACCGGTCTCCGGCAACTTTTctatctccgctcggatgatctGATTTTGCTCCGAGCTAAAGTCTCTCTTCCTTTATTTCACCAGCTAAGTAtatggtcggacgtgaagctcatgctacGCCATGCTCGACGATATGCCTAGGAGCTCATGCGTTGACTAGGCGAGCACATCGTGATTTCGCCTAAGGCAAGCAACTAGCTCTGCCTTCCTATCGTCTGTCAGATCGGCGACAACGAAGGTTGTGGCTTCCGCTCGGCTTGGATGAATTTAaacctcctctttttcctcatagacAAGCGTAGGGGGTTCCTCTACGATTGCATTTACCTCCAAACGCTGAGTCTTCCGAGTGACCTTTGCCTCTAACTTGACCATCTTGGTGTAGCATCGTCGAGCGACCAATTGGTTGCCTTTGACTTCACCTATTGTATTGTCCATcgaaaacttgatcttctggcagaacatggacattacaactCGGAACTCGTTTAGGGACAATCAACCCAATATTACATTGTAGGTGGACGATGCATCAACCATGATGAATTTTGTGGTCCTGTCCTCTTGAGAGTCTCTTTTCCAAGTGATATGGCCAGCCGAACCTGGTCGATCGGCAATACTTGATTGCCTGTGAACCCATACAGTGGGGTCATCATGAGCTACAATATGCTACACTCGATCTGCAGCTGGTCGAACatcttcttgaagatgatattcacCGAGTTGCCTGTATCCACAAAAGTtcagtgaatagtataattagctttCACCACTTGGATGATCAAGGCGtcgtcatgagggatctccactccctctaggtcTTAAGTGCCAAAACTGATCTCTGATCCCTCAGCCTTCTATTTGCTGCATCCCACAGCATGTATCTACAGTCGCCAGGCATGTGACTTGTTCGGTTGGAATCATCGTCGGTTATCCCCCCAGTGATTATTCCAATTTAGCCCGGAGCAACATTGCTTCGGTTTTTCTCCTCCAGAGCCGAGGGTCTAGTCCACTTAGTCGAAGCCCAGGTGGGACTTGCATTTCCCCTTCGCTGAGGCTAGCGATGGCGTTGTTCGGTCATCGGTCTCTCTTCTTCCCTTTGCCCGTCTGATCGGTGTCGATGACACCGATCGAGAGTTGGTGAGCAATGACAGTATCCCGGAAGAACCGATCGGCTTGAGACTGACCTCAAGTCATAGCAATCTCATGTGTTATGTGTTGCTGAGCAATGGTAGGAGCATAACAATGGAGTCCAAGGCCGACCTTTCATAGCCTTCGACCGCTCGGCTTCCACATGATGCACTGCATGAGCTCAAGGCTCCTAGTACAGCTGTGTTGCTCCCGACTGGGGGCCCTTGGGTGGTTGATGGTTATTGGTCTGCCACCGTTCGAGGGGAGCAGTATGTTCAGTGAACAATTCCTTCCTTCGTTCTGCTTGGGCCTCTTCCATGTTGATGTATTCGGTGGTGCATCTTAGcaggtaatcaaattttttgGCGGCCTCTGGATAAGTGAGCGAAAGAATTCCCCTTCAGTGAGCTCCTGTGAGAAGGCATTCATCAATACCTCTAGAGTGACTGATGAGATATCCATGACCACTTGATTGAACCGCTTGATGTAGGATTTTAACGCCTCATTAGGTCCTTGTTTCATAGTGAATAAATTAATGCTCGTCTTTTAGTGACAACGATTACTGATGAAATGATGTAAGACTGCCAACGACCACCGCTGAATATAGATGAATGCATGCAACAttataatctaattaatttaatgtttaaattataaaaaacaaGGAGCAATGCAATTactgaaactaaatctaaatTAGTACACGTAATTAATTCAAAACATGAAACATTATAAATTAATGACTTCAGTATTTAAATTATGGAAAATACAGTCAACAGTCCCATTACGAAATAAAAACTGGACTAGTGCACGTAATCAATACAAAATATATAGCATTTTAAATTAATTGGTTCACTCTTTAAATTGCAGAAATGGCAGCATAGTTAAAACTAATAACACAATTTGCTGGCTAGTAACCTATGCaattaaagaaactaaaactAATTAGTGCATAATTAAGAAATAGCAGAGGAATTGTATGAAGGATAAGTTTAAGAAATAGAACAGATGTTaactaataaatttatataaacacGACTAATGAAGGAATCaacaaattaaataaacatttaatttaatttaatttataaatataaatttgataaaaaaaattaaacttataaaaattttaataaataagtttgataaataaataaataaatttaaacataacTAAGTTCAATTCTCAGCTTGTATACTTTTACTAACAAAAACTCAACCAAATTATATACTTGTCCAATCCCAATTTTatccaaaataaaatttttcactTTTCTTTGCCACATGCGGGAAAGAAAAGCACAACAAAAGAACCAAAACTCATTTTACTACATTGAGCAGGACCACACAAAAGTCAATCGTCCCTGCCGGACAACCCGAATTGATATTCGGCTAACAGAATTGTTTCATTGGATTTTTAAGTAACACATTTTTATTATAATACCTATTcatgtattaaaaaaatataagttcCACTCCCATATatctattataataatatatctctttcatttatatttcttttaacattaatcctcattatttatatatttctCTTTCATTTATAATTCTTTTAACATTAATCCTCATTATTTATACCTATCATGATTCACTATATTAATCCTCATGACTTATCCTCACTAATCCTCATTAActctccaccttcgttcccctCCTTCTCTGTCATGTAACTCTGTATTATTTATACATTCCACactgtaaatgcacggtcaagtGATAATGAGTGAAACAGTTGGCATTTCATTGTTCGacgagtaatggtcattaatcaaCCATTAACGTTGTCGTTAATCTAAGCTCCTATATAAAGAGATTGCGATCACAAGCAGAATACACATAAAAAAAACAGTAGAAGCTCTCCACCAGTATTCCCTCATCCTCTgccgtgcaactcctgctcggcggAGTGTCCGTGCTAGTAATCGAGTGACACTCAATTCGCCGTGTCCACCAGTGTTTGGTTGTACCACGGGCAATCGTTGTATCTTGAGAAACAGACGACCtgagtaagcctcgaagcatagccagaggtggggcgaatctgtttcaagaaaactgcATCAATCGCAGGCCTCTGTCAATTCTCCCCGGCGGTCTCTTCATCTGCCCATTCGGCCTCTTCGTCTACCCGGTCGGCCTCTCCACTCGCCTGGCCAATCTTTGTCCGCCCCGCCTGTCTACTCGCCATATTTGTCTGTCCGCCCGGTTTGCCTCTTGCCAAACCTATCTGCCCGCCCGGTCTGCCTCTCGCTAGACCTGTCTATCCACCCGATCTGCCTCTCGCCTAGCCTGTTTTGCTTCGGGCGACCTGCCTCTCTGTCCGCCCGATCGGTCTGTTGCTAGCCTATCTACTCACGGTCGACTTTCTATCTCTCTGATCGGACGTCTACTTTGCCCGGTTGGCTTTACTGCCCAGTCGGCCTCTCTCTGTCCGCTCGGTTGGCCTTTCTGCCGCCCGATCGTGCTGCTCGGTCGGCCTTTCTGATCCGCTGCGCCCACTAGTGTTGCTTTGCTGCTCAACCGATCTACCCGCTTGGCAACACAGATTTGTCGTTCTTTTGCATATAGCAAAAACTAACCCCTATTGATTATCCGTTCAAATTATCtctattataaattaaatttaaatttgggaatgagggaatgaaatgatagtaaaagatagtgtttggtttgtgggtttgggaatgataaTTTGGAAATGATTTGTAGATTTTTGGGAATCAACAAAACTCATATAACTAGGTGAGTTTCATTTCCATTCACATTTTCATTCCATTCTCCCTTACTATCAAATCTATACCCATAATTATTTCCATCATTTAATCAAACGCCACCTAAATTCAACTAATTACAATAAATTGCGGAAGATACTAACAAATAAACACACGGTATTCCGTCTAAATGGCATAGAGGTCGATTTCAGGATTTAACCGTCTATTGAGGCTCCATCGTATACTTGCCACTTGTGCTTGCTCCCTCGATAAGACGTGGGGCGTGGTGGTTTTACTTTATTTAGTGTATGTGAGATAATGAGATTAGCCATTCATCAGTTATGAAGCCTGAATAATCATTGCATAAATAAGAAGCCCACCTTCCACCAACAACTCATTGCAAATCCCACTTATTAAGCCACCGCTGGGCAATACAGTACACAAAGCTTCGGACAGACATTAGTCAGGAAGAGGAATATCGGCAAGGTCACCCCTGTACGGCGCCACTTCAGTGCCCTTATTGCCATCCGAACTACGCACTCCACTCTCCATCTCTATCTGTGACTCATCGGGCTTGTCCACAAATGTCACCGCCGTATCCCTTCGGATCGTCAAGTAGAAGACGGCCAGGACGTAGGCCGCCATGAACGGGAACACGACGATGCCACCGAAGACTGTGGCAGCCTTCGGAAGGCTGCTATGGATGAGCCATCCAACGAAGCTTGTGCTCAGGAAGTAGATGTTGATTCCTATGATTCCAAAACCGAGGATCCACGAGACCACGATCACCTGCGTTATGAGTTTCActtttagaatattggattatagtTTAATGCTCGATCTATGTGTTATCTTTCAGATAGACTCACATAAATTGAGTTCTTGTGAGGCCCCATCTTCGTGCTGCTGCTGCTGAACTTGAGCAGAGGGATGAGAGCAAAAGGAAGCTCAAAGGAAAGTATCATCTGCAGGATTTGACAGTCGGTCACACTTGATGATCATTCGCTTTCAGatgagcttaatatgcagaaatGGAAAaggagagttttttatttttttttaatttggtacCGATGCGATAATTATAAGCCTTCCTGCTCCAGCAGAGCCTCCTATAATCGCGACGATGAGGCTTGGACCGATCGCGATGCATCGAGTCATCAGGTTCTGAACCCACATCCTCATCTTGATGTCTAAGAAACCCTGCATTTACAGTGTTGAAGGTGGATGAGAAACAAAATTGCTTTAAAAAGGCATTGATCATGGCCATCCAAGTGCTTATACCTGCATGATATATTGGCCAGCGTATGTGCCTGTTATTGTAGAGCTTTGTCCGGAGGCCAGCAATGCAATCCCGTAGACTATTGAGCTAGATTTTCCCAGGACATTCTGAGTACAGAGTACAGATGTTCAAGTAGCAGCACATGGTTAGTGTGATCCTCCTGTGATCTTGAAAAAATTTAGAACTAATTTTATGGGACAACAAAAGACCTTGAGCAAGAATGATGCTGAATTGAGAGTTAAATCATCGCATCTATCAGCATCATCAGCAGAGAGGTTATCAGCAGCACAGACAGTCCCAGAGACAGAGACCACAGCAATGTTGATCAGCAATGCAACAAACAGCGCGAAACCGCTCTCGAGGAAGAACAATCTGCATGCATCCTACAGGAGGGAGACGAAACATAAGAGCCTAATTGGTGTCGTCACGCCATTAAGCAGTATATTTCCTACATTGACGCCTTTGACAGAGGGGGGAGTCTTCCTTGAGAGCACCAAAGCCGAATGCAGGAACAGATTGTGCCTACATGAATCAAGAAGATATGTATACTTCTTCAGTGAAATCCAATGCAGGAAGCATTCCGAGATGGATCGACTACTTACGGCATGACAAGGGAGCCAAGGAGAGCTATCGCATCACTGGTAGCACTGTCGTCGCCGAACCGAGGCACAAAGAGCCCCTTCATCACCTCAGCAGCTGGGGGTTTTACATAACTCAGCTCTCCAAAATAGCAGGCGGCCAAGATTAACACCAGCACTGCTATTAGAAGCTCAAACTTCCGGACCTGCAAGCTATTGGTTAGATGTGACACAAAATTTCCTTCAGAAAGATTATAAatttaacttgagtttcaaaattacCCCATATCTCTGAAGGCCAAGAAGCATCAGAGTACTCAGCCCTGTGATAAGCACACCTGCCCAAAGTGGGATATGGAACAAGATATTGAGAGCAAAGGCAGTTCCTATCACTGCATTAAaaagaaaccattaattagttaaacATCATTAAAGAAGAATTAAACTCGAGGAAGAACCTTCAGGTATATCAGCAGCAATCACAGCTAACTCAGCCAGCACCCAAAGACAGTACTTAATGTACTTGGGGTATTCTGCTTTGCACAGCTCGGCAAGGTGCTTTCCTTTTGTAATTATCATACACAAAAATTATAAACTAAAGTTTTAATAACTAATAAGCTTCAATTTGTTCTTGGAAGTTATCATATACCTGTGGACACGCCGAGATTAGCCGATAATGATTGTATAATCAGTGCAAAAATGAGACTAATCAGTATCACCCACAAGAGCTGTTTCCATAATTTTGACATTATTATCAGTCAGTTGAACTGAGTGAGATAAACATGTAAAAGAAACGAAAGATCATGATTATCTACCTCGTACTTGTGATTTGCTCCTGCTTGTAGGCCGGTTTCCACTGTCAAAAATTCCACGTAAAATTCACATGAAACTTTCAACTACTAACCACAGAAGATTTAGGAACAGAAAGAGGTTTGTCATACAGTTTCCAGGATCAAGGTAAGCCATCGACACCAGGAATCCGGGTCCAACGTGAGCAAGGAACTTCTTCCATCCAGATTTCTGTATTCACGAAGAAGAAGGAATTCATTCATAAGACagagagtgaagaagaagaaggaattcATTCATAAGTCGATTTGTACGTGACCTGGTGTTGCTGCTGCTCATCAACTCGCTTGCATGGACTCTCCTTGTTCACGTTAATGTTTTCACCATGCTCTTCTTGAACACATGCAACTATGTTACTGCCCCTTTCATGAGCACTCTCTCTTGTGATCTCTCTCGCTGCTTCCATGGATACTGATCAATGCCTTCCTACACGAGTAAGCCACCTCAGCTGATTTATAGACCTCGTCCGGCTGATTCAAATAACCAAATGGCAACCTCCTGCCAGCTGATTTATAGACCACGTCCTGGACGAGCGTCTTTTGCCacatagaaaataattaaaacaaaaaggGCCGTCttgtaaaatttaaacttttctagaattttccgAAAAAGTGTCATTTAAAAAAGTCCACCCGAACCTTTCCTCCTCCCGTGCCATGacttttttcttcctcctctttttcTATACTTTCCTTAACCCTAACCCCACCACTTTTAACCCCGAATCCTTTCGCTGGTGTAGCTGTCAGTGCCGCTGCCGTCGCGCTGCCTCCGCCGCTCACGTTGCTGTTGCCCAAGCCCACTGGCAGCACTGTCGCCATCACGCCGCCGCTGCCGCCGTCGCCGCCGTCGCGCCGGCAACGCTCCACAGCAGCAAGCACAATTAAACTTTCGATTTAGGTGGAGTTTTCTTGCTTGTTTCCCTTTTAACTATCTTGTGCATGTGTAAACATACACCATAGATAATCATTTTCGATTGCTCGATTGTGAAGTAGGAATTAATTTTAGCACATGTTGTTAGTAAACAAGTAATAGATTTAATTGAGAATTAAATTAGACTTTATTAGGGAAAATATTAGGGATAAatctttaaagtttttttttcctgttttctataagaaaatttaattgcaTACTCTTATTTATCTCTATTTGCTTAATTTTGTCATTATATTTGCTTGTCCTTTTCATAATCTATTGGTTGTTGTTCTTCCAAAATTTACTATTGAGATTTATAATACAATTTGAAATTTAGAGATATCATAGGAGAACTTAGGATAGTTTCCTTAAAGATAATACAGACTCTTATGAGAAATTTTAAAAGGGTAAATAGCGAAGATAATTTTATTGAAGTAATTACCTAAAATCAAATAATACGAGAGAGTTTTGGCTCAACACTTGTAAGAAGTATCTAACTTCTCAACTAAATTAATAGACACGAGTATAACTCTTATATCATAGAACTTCGGTtctaaaaatatgaaattatttatgctaaattagtAATAAAATAACTCTTTATAAATAGCATTTGCTCTGCCCTTTAAAAAGGGCTTTCAAGTATTTTCGCTCGTTCATAGGTTTCTGTCAAATTGAGATGATTTTTTCTTACAAGATGAATTACGGATAGTTCACTTTATTCTTATGTGAGACACCTCACTTGATGGATTGTGGGTTGTGCATCCCATTTTTTTTATGAGGCATATTTTGGGTGGATTGCGAATCATTCACCCTATGTATGTATAGGTACATGTACATAATGTATTTTGTATTAGGTGAATTGTGGGTTGTTCATCCCATGGAAATATAATACATCTCGTCGGATGGATTGCAGATCGTTCACCATATCTATGTATATATAATGTATGTATAGGTGCATACATATGATTTATTTTGTTGTCAGTGGCTTGCGAGTTGTTTACTCTTATATATGATGCATCTCTTTTGGGTGAGTTACAAGTCAC encodes the following:
- the LOC122042469 gene encoding metal transporter Nramp5-like — its product is MEAAREITRESAHERGSNIVACVQEEHGENINVNKESPCKRVDEQQQHQKSGWKKFLAHVGPGFLVSMAYLDPGNLETGLQAGANHKYELLWVILISLIFALIIQSLSANLGVSTGKHLAELCKAEYPKYIKYCLWVLAELAVIAADIPEVIGTAFALNILFHIPLWAGVLITGLSTLMLLGLQRYGVRKFELLIAVLVLILAACYFGELSYVKPPAAEVMKGLFVPRFGDDSATSDAIALLGSLVMPHNLFLHSALVLSRKTPPSVKGVNDACRLFFLESGFALFVALLINIAVVSVSGTVCAADNLSADDADRCDDLTLNSASFLLKNVLGKSSSIVYGIALLASGQSSTITGTYAGQYIMQGFLDIKMRMWVQNLMTRCIAIGPSLIVAIIGGSAGAGRLIIIASMILSFELPFALIPLLKFSSSSTKMGPHKNSIYVIVVSWILGFGIIGINIYFLSTSFVGWLIHSSLPKAATVFGGIVVFPFMAAYVLAVFYLTIRRDTAVTFVDKPDESQIEMESGVRSSDGNKGTEVAPYRGDLADIPLPD